A region from the Stygiolobus caldivivus genome encodes:
- a CDS encoding APC family permease, with protein MPLRKELGLLELIIIGIAGAVGTGVLFSSAGMAAVAGPGVVLGWIIGSIFYFFVSLTYVELSLTYPEAGGPSRYALYSHGRVTNFINAMADLIWYLFIPPIEALAVVEGLNYFYPYLINSQDVPTIQGVLVGVALLVFFIPFNYFGVKAFGKSTLTFGTIKLLMYIAVALGVIFVGFNLGNFTNYGFLPFGVAGVFSAVPLAMFAFGGIRVLPDYAEEVKEPKKLKEGIILTVIGQSLIYVLFAIAFVGSLNWKGLGISEGNWASIGNLPGNPFIDIASSYHANLLLLLTVIIGIVGPFVTGYIYLGAGTRVLFAMSRSGYMPKVMEDLHQKYAIPSWALLVFAIVGAIVTYISSPLPTIYGLISDSVIAGYLGFSVNPIAMTVLRKQGVTKKIIPAGEVIAAIAFVSASLIVFWSGWPSVPYAVLLLTIGAIIFGLIFKVRENFTNSLWYIVYIAFLTLMSYVGSDGALNLINFYLSSAIVALVSLAVFYPWGVYSGLKEIRLKKI; from the coding sequence ATGCCTTTACGTAAAGAATTGGGCCTACTGGAGCTTATCATAATCGGAATTGCAGGTGCCGTAGGTACGGGAGTCCTTTTCAGTTCGGCGGGAATGGCAGCTGTAGCTGGACCGGGTGTAGTATTAGGCTGGATAATCGGATCAATATTCTACTTTTTTGTAAGTCTTACTTATGTAGAACTATCACTGACATATCCTGAGGCCGGGGGACCTTCTAGATACGCCTTGTATAGCCACGGGAGGGTTACCAACTTTATAAACGCGATGGCTGACCTAATCTGGTACTTATTTATCCCTCCCATTGAAGCTTTAGCTGTTGTAGAGGGCTTGAACTATTTTTATCCATATCTTATAAATTCTCAAGACGTCCCTACAATTCAAGGGGTCCTGGTAGGAGTTGCCCTACTGGTCTTCTTTATACCGTTTAATTATTTTGGCGTTAAAGCATTTGGGAAATCAACTCTTACATTCGGGACAATAAAATTACTCATGTATATCGCCGTAGCGTTAGGGGTTATTTTCGTGGGGTTTAACTTAGGTAACTTCACAAACTACGGGTTCCTGCCTTTTGGTGTCGCTGGGGTGTTCTCTGCAGTACCGCTAGCAATGTTCGCTTTTGGTGGAATAAGAGTCCTGCCGGATTACGCCGAAGAGGTTAAAGAACCTAAAAAACTTAAGGAGGGGATAATTTTAACGGTCATAGGGCAATCATTAATTTACGTACTTTTTGCAATAGCCTTCGTAGGCTCATTGAACTGGAAAGGGTTAGGTATAAGTGAAGGCAACTGGGCTTCGATAGGGAACTTACCAGGGAATCCATTTATAGATATCGCTTCCTCTTACCACGCTAATCTGTTACTATTACTTACGGTAATTATAGGTATTGTAGGTCCATTTGTAACGGGGTATATTTACCTGGGGGCAGGAACTAGAGTTTTATTCGCTATGAGTAGGTCTGGATATATGCCAAAAGTAATGGAAGACCTACACCAAAAATATGCTATACCCTCATGGGCACTTTTAGTGTTCGCCATAGTAGGGGCTATAGTAACGTATATTTCTTCGCCTCTCCCTACTATTTACGGCCTAATTAGCGATTCAGTAATTGCCGGGTATTTAGGGTTTTCTGTAAACCCTATAGCAATGACAGTCTTGAGAAAACAAGGGGTTACAAAGAAAATTATCCCTGCAGGTGAGGTAATAGCGGCTATAGCTTTTGTGTCCGCTTCATTAATAGTGTTCTGGTCTGGTTGGCCTTCTGTGCCTTATGCCGTATTACTCCTGACAATAGGAGCTATTATCTTCGGACTTATATTTAAGGTAAGAGAAAACTTCACTAACTCGCTCTGGTACATAGTATACATAGCATTCCTCACTTTAATGTCATATGTGGGAAGTGACGGAGCTTTAAATTTGATCAATTTCTATCTTTCATCCGCTATTGTAGCATTAGTATCTCTGGCGGTATTTTACCCTTGGGGGGTTTATTCTGGGCTGAAAGAAATTCGATTAAAAAAGATATAA
- a CDS encoding cation diffusion facilitator family transporter, translating to MRRTELGFWSIFIVTLAMAIIGRSVTLGTESIHALIDGLTVSFSAYTIKIINKKNSVYTYGFHRLEVFSSLMNVLVVIVGSLSGAILALFFLFSDVKDSPLVLILASLSSLIISLLIVRYSEEEEKSNGVLLHAVQDGIVYLVGSVAGLLILLTKDYYIDPLTAIIEIPLILISSVKVLRNSFYILMERSPVDVNEVRQQLNGVFDSIDDIHVWNLCEHIVVATLHVKEKPDLTLSELDNKRALAEEILKRRFNVTHVTIQFESSKTHDHNF from the coding sequence GTGAGAAGAACAGAACTGGGTTTTTGGAGCATATTTATAGTAACTCTAGCTATGGCAATTATAGGTAGGAGCGTTACTCTTGGTACCGAATCGATACACGCACTAATTGACGGTTTAACCGTTTCTTTTTCTGCGTATACCATAAAGATTATCAACAAGAAAAATAGCGTATATACTTACGGCTTTCATAGACTGGAAGTGTTCAGCTCATTAATGAATGTGTTAGTAGTAATAGTAGGTAGTTTGAGCGGAGCGATATTAGCACTATTTTTCCTATTCTCTGATGTTAAGGACAGCCCACTTGTCCTGATCCTAGCTTCCTTGTCGTCGCTCATAATCTCCTTATTAATCGTTAGATATAGTGAGGAAGAGGAAAAGAGTAACGGAGTTTTATTGCACGCGGTCCAAGACGGTATTGTATACTTAGTTGGTAGTGTAGCGGGCTTGTTAATATTGTTGACTAAGGATTATTATATAGACCCGCTAACTGCTATTATAGAAATCCCTCTAATATTAATCTCTTCCGTAAAGGTTCTGAGAAATTCTTTCTATATATTAATGGAACGTTCGCCGGTTGACGTGAACGAGGTACGACAGCAGTTAAACGGAGTATTTGATAGTATAGACGATATACATGTGTGGAATTTGTGCGAACATATAGTAGTAGCTACCTTACACGTAAAGGAGAAACCTGACCTGACTCTGAGCGAGTTAGACAATAAGAGGGCCCTAGCGGAGGAGATACTAAAGAGGAGGTTTAATGTTACCCATGTTACAATACAGTTTGAAAGCTCTAAAACGCATGACCATAATTTTTAA
- a CDS encoding aldose 1-epimerase: MEILNDSSRAIILEKGAYLYHLTLNGKPVLLEGKERQTRGGMALLIPYANRVKGGKYVWKGKEYSLPLNSEGNAIHGLVMDKVWDVKRVRENEVELSLVLNSEGYPTILQIVVEYKINSHSFLVNLGITNIGKSDAPLTVGFHPYFIVKGEWSLMPNKARKCISQDKIPTGEMQDDEIINKQYDDCFYLPEENITLSSSYSTIRIRKKNLDYIQLYTVQGAVAVEPMSGAPDAYHNGLGLKVISPNETVSYEVEFTLLR, from the coding sequence GTGGAAATACTAAATGATTCGTCTAGGGCTATAATCCTAGAAAAGGGAGCATACCTATACCACCTGACATTAAACGGGAAACCCGTCTTGTTAGAGGGTAAAGAGAGGCAAACAAGGGGCGGGATGGCATTACTGATACCTTATGCCAACAGAGTGAAAGGTGGGAAATACGTTTGGAAGGGCAAGGAATACTCCCTCCCATTAAACAGTGAAGGAAATGCGATTCACGGGTTAGTAATGGACAAGGTATGGGATGTAAAGAGGGTTAGGGAAAATGAAGTTGAGCTATCACTGGTCTTAAACTCCGAAGGGTATCCTACTATCTTACAAATAGTGGTGGAGTATAAAATAAACTCGCATTCGTTTCTAGTAAACCTTGGGATAACAAATATAGGAAAATCCGACGCACCTCTAACTGTCGGTTTTCACCCCTATTTTATAGTAAAGGGGGAATGGAGCTTAATGCCGAATAAGGCAAGGAAGTGCATAAGCCAGGATAAGATCCCTACGGGTGAAATGCAAGACGATGAGATCATAAATAAGCAATATGATGACTGCTTTTATCTACCGGAAGAAAATATAACCCTTTCATCAAGCTACTCTACCATTAGGATTAGGAAGAAAAACTTGGACTATATACAATTATACACAGTGCAAGGTGCTGTAGCTGTAGAACCTATGAGCGGAGCCCCTGACGCATATCATAACGGGCTAGGCCTTAAAGTCATATCACCCAATGAAACGGTAAGCTATGAGGTAGAGTTCACTTTATTAAGGTAG
- a CDS encoding SPFH domain-containing protein, with translation MSFTIRGQVVSTELDNGSSAMGQDVIIFRYPKENITSKSIIIVQPTERCVVVIQGQIAAELPPGSHNIQSPANPLSAFLSRFKYNQLPFDTVIFYVSTTRHEVRLAGVSQTDDLVPLEYEVAVYFRVQNPSLLATNVQFGGQFFRDADLAAYISPIVDQEVSQVLNHVKLIDVFKKFGDITTAVTAGLKTFLSEIGIELISVRMIKLIPQDPELRRILQLRDLGIEIYDAVRLGLARILAEKSDPASVNMALGIPYFPDLSTIVVSGGSPYMTGIMTGGNPGQAPGTGSGGIVTSSSPALQTAIKQIFGDVKTSGTRDDQQ, from the coding sequence ATGTCATTCACAATTAGAGGTCAAGTGGTTTCGACAGAGTTGGACAACGGAAGCTCTGCGATGGGACAAGATGTAATAATTTTTAGGTATCCCAAAGAAAATATAACATCTAAATCTATAATAATTGTTCAACCGACAGAAAGATGCGTAGTAGTAATCCAAGGACAGATAGCTGCCGAACTCCCGCCCGGGAGCCATAATATACAGTCCCCTGCTAACCCTTTATCTGCATTTCTATCAAGATTTAAATATAACCAACTCCCCTTCGATACTGTAATATTTTACGTGTCTACAACGAGGCATGAAGTAAGGCTTGCAGGAGTAAGCCAAACTGACGATCTAGTCCCACTGGAATATGAAGTCGCAGTGTACTTTAGGGTCCAAAACCCGTCTCTCTTAGCCACTAATGTCCAGTTTGGAGGGCAGTTTTTCAGAGATGCTGACCTAGCAGCTTATATATCACCTATAGTAGACCAAGAAGTAAGCCAAGTCTTAAACCACGTAAAACTAATAGATGTATTTAAGAAATTTGGAGATATAACCACCGCAGTAACAGCTGGGTTGAAAACATTTTTATCAGAAATAGGGATTGAACTAATTTCTGTAAGAATGATAAAACTTATCCCACAAGACCCTGAGCTGAGAAGGATATTACAGCTCAGAGATCTAGGGATCGAAATATATGACGCAGTGAGGTTAGGGCTAGCAAGGATATTAGCCGAGAAGAGCGACCCCGCTAGTGTGAACATGGCCTTAGGGATCCCCTATTTCCCAGACCTATCTACAATTGTCGTAAGTGGCGGGTCACCTTATATGACTGGAATAATGACCGGTGGCAATCCTGGACAAGCACCGGGTACGGGGAGCGGGGGAATTGTTACCAGTTCGTCTCCAGCTCTCCAGACAGCTATAAAACAGATTTTCGGAGATGTAAAGACGTCTGGGACTAGAGATGATCAACAGTAG
- a CDS encoding 50S ribosomal protein L13e — MEVKPVVKRPNYHFEYKYNRKETKEGRGFSIGEIKEAKIDFQRAKKLGIRIDKRRKSVHRENVEAVLKYMEELKGQKEGGKEEKK; from the coding sequence ATGGAGGTCAAGCCTGTAGTTAAGAGGCCTAATTACCACTTCGAATATAAATATAATAGAAAAGAAACCAAAGAAGGTAGAGGTTTTAGTATAGGAGAAATTAAAGAAGCTAAGATAGATTTTCAGCGAGCTAAGAAGCTAGGCATAAGGATAGACAAGCGAAGGAAAAGCGTGCACCGTGAGAACGTAGAAGCTGTTTTGAAGTATATGGAAGAACTAAAAGGACAAAAAGAAGGTGGAAAAGAAGAAAAGAAATAG
- a CDS encoding DUF2258 domain-containing protein codes for MAEEYSRDLERAEEYEQLTARATAIGKNKMELSTGLIIAARYADKLRRVALVAFSRMVPKDIIIRDVSELNKELYEKIVNEMKLDKLDVIKIVVDAEYDDQNKKLVFSNLRIMRYYNEDKIRKMCKEYEDKIKSLENEVQNYKKKVGQIEELLKSME; via the coding sequence ATGGCTGAGGAGTACTCACGTGACTTAGAGAGAGCAGAGGAATACGAACAGTTAACCGCCAGAGCTACGGCTATAGGTAAGAATAAGATGGAATTAAGTACGGGATTGATCATTGCCGCTAGATATGCAGATAAATTGAGGAGAGTCGCGCTCGTTGCCTTCAGTAGAATGGTCCCAAAAGACATTATAATAAGGGATGTCTCGGAGTTGAATAAGGAGCTTTACGAGAAGATTGTAAATGAGATGAAATTAGACAAGCTGGACGTTATAAAAATAGTAGTGGATGCCGAATACGATGACCAAAACAAGAAGCTAGTCTTCTCCAACCTAAGGATAATGAGATATTATAATGAAGATAAAATCAGGAAAATGTGCAAGGAGTATGAAGATAAAATAAAGTCCCTTGAAAATGAGGTACAAAATTATAAGAAAAAAGTGGGCCAGATAGAAGAGTTATTGAAGAGTATGGAATAA
- a CDS encoding MFS transporter produces MPLRNKEEVLKISFSAFFADLGYQAAVGSLPILLVVFFHAPVFIYGITEALNYGGGSLISLLGGYMADRVGSKIVAVTGNALIIILSFTGLAQNYLEAVILFVAGWWSRNFRTPARRAMLAEVTSDEERKEAYGILHALDIGGAMLAVTYLTLALYFNIWIGYILLFTLIPLTVSTMLLYLVKAGKKGIPKRPGKTALFLVVSTMFFGFSQYSFGFPILTAYGVSHKTYLATITYGVFLGFSSLFGYVFGKAKLQSYKGLAFLGYLLASIATLGFAILSSHGLLFIYLLSALMGIAVASTETFEPTIMSKLSPQGTGSSMGALSFGRSIGLLVGNSLMGFLYQISYSYAYIFAAIMSFIAFIIVIIKVRES; encoded by the coding sequence ATGCCTTTGAGAAATAAGGAAGAAGTGCTCAAAATATCGTTTTCAGCTTTCTTTGCCGACTTAGGTTACCAAGCTGCTGTAGGCTCCTTACCAATACTCCTCGTCGTATTTTTTCACGCACCGGTATTCATCTACGGGATAACCGAGGCACTAAACTACGGGGGAGGAAGCCTAATATCCCTATTAGGTGGATATATGGCAGACAGAGTAGGGAGTAAAATAGTAGCTGTTACGGGGAACGCGTTAATTATTATCCTATCCTTTACGGGACTCGCGCAGAACTATTTAGAAGCAGTAATCCTATTTGTAGCGGGGTGGTGGTCTAGAAATTTCAGGACTCCAGCAAGGAGGGCAATGCTAGCGGAAGTCACATCAGATGAAGAAAGGAAAGAAGCTTACGGTATATTGCATGCTTTAGATATAGGAGGAGCAATGCTAGCCGTTACTTACTTAACTTTAGCCCTATATTTTAACATTTGGATAGGGTATATTTTACTTTTTACCTTGATACCCCTGACAGTGTCTACAATGCTGCTTTACCTAGTAAAGGCTGGAAAAAAGGGGATCCCGAAAAGGCCCGGAAAAACGGCATTATTCCTTGTCGTGTCCACCATGTTCTTCGGGTTTAGCCAGTACAGCTTCGGTTTTCCCATACTCACGGCCTACGGGGTATCGCATAAGACTTACCTAGCTACAATTACCTACGGTGTGTTCTTAGGCTTTTCATCCCTGTTCGGGTACGTGTTTGGAAAGGCTAAATTACAGAGTTATAAAGGGTTAGCTTTCCTAGGTTACCTCCTAGCAAGTATAGCCACATTGGGTTTCGCAATCTTGTCGTCTCACGGACTGCTGTTTATTTACCTTCTCTCTGCACTGATGGGGATAGCAGTAGCGTCAACGGAAACGTTTGAACCTACAATAATGTCTAAGTTAAGTCCTCAAGGTACGGGGTCTAGTATGGGGGCACTATCTTTCGGGAGGAGCATAGGGTTGTTAGTTGGGAACTCACTTATGGGGTTCTTATATCAAATTAGCTACTCCTATGCTTACATTTTCGCCGCAATAATGTCGTTCATAGCTTTTATCATCGTTATTATTAAGGTAAGGGAAAGTTAG
- a CDS encoding glycosyltransferase family 2 protein: MISVVVTAHDRKKFLMDAVNSVLNQTLPREEYEVIVVKNFTDYDGYLEKNGIRSIYTDKKPTGEKIAIGIEESKGDVICFLDDDDMFTKDKLENVKSEFNNNDLVFYNNSKIFIDEDGNEIKKEDSTRIELSNRKNVRKFLAKLSYNLSSECIRKEAVDLEKLRYIGYSIDVVMPYFALNYGGKLIKDSKRLTFFRTHSGNFFAYSGKIQLNEFIDKNAKSYEFGVVISERIKDVFKGTYAEKLALAEYLSDLFYYTVYSSTSFNNRIKSVKIALSYFMNTRDQSGVKLVVASLLFLVSPKRLYSTLYNRYLKKVS; the protein is encoded by the coding sequence ATGATATCAGTAGTGGTAACAGCACATGATAGAAAGAAATTTTTAATGGACGCTGTAAATTCGGTTTTAAATCAGACTTTACCTAGAGAGGAGTATGAGGTTATTGTTGTAAAAAATTTCACGGATTACGACGGATATTTAGAAAAAAACGGGATAAGGAGTATATACACAGATAAGAAGCCTACGGGAGAAAAGATCGCCATCGGTATTGAAGAGAGTAAAGGGGACGTAATCTGTTTTCTCGATGACGATGACATGTTTACAAAAGACAAACTAGAGAACGTGAAGAGTGAATTTAACAATAATGATCTAGTTTTTTACAATAATTCAAAGATTTTCATAGATGAAGACGGGAATGAAATAAAAAAGGAAGATTCAACAAGGATAGAATTAAGTAATAGAAAAAATGTGAGAAAATTTCTAGCCAAGCTTTCTTATAACTTGAGTTCGGAATGTATTCGGAAAGAGGCAGTAGATTTAGAAAAGTTAAGATATATAGGTTACTCAATCGATGTAGTAATGCCGTATTTTGCATTGAATTATGGTGGGAAATTAATTAAAGATTCTAAGAGGCTCACATTTTTTAGGACACATAGCGGAAATTTCTTTGCTTACTCTGGTAAAATTCAATTAAATGAATTCATAGATAAAAATGCTAAAAGCTATGAGTTTGGGGTGGTTATTTCCGAAAGGATTAAGGACGTATTTAAAGGTACATATGCGGAGAAGTTAGCGTTAGCGGAATACTTATCCGACTTATTTTACTACACTGTCTACAGCTCAACATCATTTAACAACAGGATCAAGAGCGTGAAAATAGCTTTATCATATTTTATGAATACTAGGGACCAGTCAGGGGTAAAATTAGTCGTTGCATCTCTCCTGTTCTTAGTCTCTCCTAAGAGGCTCTACTCTACACTGTACAATCGCTATTTAAAGAAAGTCTCATGA
- a CDS encoding PIG-L deacetylase family protein yields the protein MRYLIVAPHPDDETLGCGGLIRMKSDKGEDVYVVFMTDGRYGSPLPEERGSKALIETRKKEAVIALSILGVDKDKILFLDFEDGKLKKNVKEAKIKLTNVIEQLKPDLIYYTVPIDAHSDHEATGKIVESIIKSRLGERERFGRSFLIWKPRLKARDPSIPLKYVKSFFFRRETEIIDISDYLEIKKKALNEYKSQVRWFSSSFIRRFIVDHETFFK from the coding sequence TTGAGGTACTTAATAGTAGCTCCTCACCCGGACGACGAGACTTTAGGATGCGGTGGGTTAATTAGGATGAAGAGTGACAAGGGCGAAGATGTATACGTCGTATTTATGACAGACGGTAGATACGGCTCACCTCTACCTGAAGAAAGAGGTAGTAAGGCGTTAATAGAAACGAGGAAAAAGGAAGCTGTTATCGCACTTAGTATTTTAGGCGTGGACAAGGATAAAATACTATTCCTAGATTTTGAAGACGGTAAACTAAAGAAAAATGTGAAAGAAGCCAAGATTAAACTGACAAACGTCATAGAGCAACTAAAACCAGACCTGATCTATTATACTGTACCTATAGACGCCCACAGTGACCACGAAGCAACGGGCAAAATTGTAGAAAGTATAATAAAATCCAGGCTCGGTGAAAGGGAAAGGTTCGGGAGGTCATTCCTTATTTGGAAGCCCAGACTAAAGGCTAGAGATCCTTCTATACCCTTAAAGTACGTAAAGAGCTTTTTCTTTAGGCGAGAAACAGAAATAATAGATATCTCAGACTATTTAGAAATTAAGAAAAAAGCGCTAAACGAGTATAAAAGCCAAGTAAGGTGGTTTTCGTCTTCGTTTATAAGGAGGTTTATAGTTGATCATGAGACTTTCTTTAAATAG
- a CDS encoding isoaspartyl peptidase/L-asparaginase — protein MRYNKPVIAVHGGAGDWYKRDSERALTEIKNALERGYEQFVNGSAIEAVVEAIAYMEDSGVFDAGVGSVKNSKGEVEMDAGLMHGNSMSVGAVASTRRKNPIREALKVMKYTKHVLIVGDKGDRTLEEIAGGINSGDTVGAVALDADGNLVAGTSTGGIAGKLPGRVGDSPIPGAGFYATEKVAVSSTGIGEVILKVLPAKEVDILVSMGLSIDDAIMGVINKVTNRFGPDNIGMIGLDFRGYVAAYFNTKGMARGVKNKESIKAFIFEGEI, from the coding sequence GTGAGATATAATAAGCCTGTTATCGCTGTACATGGAGGAGCGGGTGATTGGTATAAGAGAGACAGCGAAAGAGCGTTAACTGAAATAAAAAATGCGTTGGAAAGAGGGTATGAACAGTTTGTTAACGGTTCTGCGATAGAAGCAGTTGTAGAAGCTATAGCATATATGGAGGACTCGGGAGTTTTTGACGCAGGAGTCGGAAGTGTTAAAAATTCTAAGGGGGAGGTAGAGATGGACGCGGGACTAATGCATGGAAATAGCATGTCAGTAGGTGCAGTGGCTTCCACAAGGAGGAAGAACCCGATAAGAGAAGCCCTAAAAGTTATGAAATACACAAAACACGTGTTAATAGTAGGGGATAAGGGAGACCGGACTCTCGAAGAGATAGCAGGGGGTATAAATTCTGGGGATACTGTAGGGGCCGTGGCTTTAGACGCAGACGGAAACCTAGTAGCCGGCACGAGCACTGGAGGTATTGCGGGGAAGCTTCCCGGAAGAGTAGGAGACTCACCTATACCCGGTGCTGGGTTTTACGCTACCGAAAAAGTTGCCGTATCATCTACGGGTATAGGAGAGGTCATACTGAAGGTATTACCCGCTAAAGAGGTGGATATTTTAGTCTCAATGGGACTTAGTATCGATGACGCAATAATGGGAGTAATAAATAAGGTCACTAACCGCTTCGGCCCCGATAACATTGGCATGATAGGTCTAGACTTTAGGGGCTATGTTGCAGCCTATTTTAACACTAAGGGGATGGCAAGGGGTGTAAAAAACAAGGAGTCTATTAAGGCCTTTATATTCGAAGGAGAGATATAA
- the thsA gene encoding thermosome subunit alpha, with amino-acid sequence MTALFKEGTHREGGTEIIRSNILAVRTLAEMLKSSLGPRGMDKMLISGESDVTVTNDGVTIVKEMDVQHPAAKIIVEAAKAQDTQVGDGTTSAVVLSGFLAEQAEKLLDQKIHPVTIIDGYKKALELSLDLGKKFALKVDPNDRKILTQIAYTSLSSKFFSSSSAMNRIINISIDAVLSIAEKAGDQYVIDTSNIKFVKKKGESAEETELVKGFVLDKEVAHEGMPRRVEKAKIAIIDFALEVEKPEISAKMSFTDPEQIREALEEQTKYVKSLVDSIEKLGAKVIIGQKGMDDIALYFLAKKGIMGIKNVSRSDIEKLAKATGARIISSMKDATPEDLGYAEVVEEKKIGNSKAIFIEGAKDAKAVTVLVRGSSEIVMDEVERSFQDSINAIKNVLNYPYIVGGGGAYEVELAMRLREEAKKVGGKEQLAIESFADALEEIATTLAGTAGMDEIETMVQLRNLHAKGHKFAGVDVEKGRIEEDMTKINVIDPLVVKESVLKSSVEAVTALLKIDDYIAAAPMKQSPQQQQPYG; translated from the coding sequence ATGACCGCATTATTTAAAGAAGGAACTCATAGAGAGGGCGGTACAGAAATAATAAGGTCAAATATACTAGCTGTAAGGACATTGGCTGAAATGCTTAAGTCGAGCTTAGGGCCTAGAGGAATGGACAAAATGCTAATAAGCGGAGAATCCGATGTTACGGTAACAAACGACGGTGTGACAATAGTAAAAGAAATGGACGTACAGCATCCGGCAGCTAAAATAATAGTGGAAGCGGCTAAAGCTCAAGATACACAAGTAGGTGATGGCACTACTTCAGCAGTAGTCCTAAGCGGGTTCCTAGCGGAGCAAGCTGAAAAACTCCTAGACCAAAAAATCCACCCAGTTACGATAATAGACGGGTATAAAAAGGCATTAGAACTTTCGCTAGACCTCGGCAAGAAATTTGCTCTTAAGGTAGACCCTAATGATAGGAAAATACTCACGCAGATAGCTTATACTTCACTTAGCAGTAAGTTCTTTTCATCTTCGTCTGCCATGAATAGGATAATTAATATATCAATAGATGCCGTCCTGAGTATAGCGGAAAAAGCAGGAGACCAATACGTAATAGATACGTCAAATATTAAGTTCGTAAAGAAAAAAGGAGAAAGTGCAGAAGAGACAGAGTTAGTCAAGGGGTTCGTACTTGATAAAGAGGTAGCACATGAAGGTATGCCAAGGAGAGTAGAAAAGGCTAAGATAGCAATAATAGACTTCGCGTTAGAGGTAGAGAAACCAGAAATATCAGCTAAAATGAGCTTTACAGACCCGGAACAAATTAGAGAAGCATTAGAAGAACAAACGAAGTACGTGAAATCGCTTGTAGACTCAATTGAGAAATTAGGTGCAAAAGTGATTATAGGACAGAAGGGAATGGACGATATAGCACTGTACTTCCTTGCCAAGAAAGGGATAATGGGCATTAAAAACGTGAGTAGGAGTGATATAGAGAAGTTAGCGAAAGCAACCGGAGCTAGAATAATTTCGTCCATGAAAGACGCAACCCCAGAAGACTTAGGGTATGCAGAAGTAGTAGAAGAGAAAAAAATAGGAAATTCTAAGGCTATATTTATAGAGGGGGCTAAAGACGCCAAAGCCGTAACTGTGCTTGTCAGAGGATCAAGCGAAATAGTAATGGACGAAGTAGAGAGGAGTTTCCAAGACTCGATTAACGCAATTAAAAACGTGCTAAACTACCCATACATAGTGGGCGGAGGAGGAGCTTATGAAGTCGAACTGGCAATGAGGCTGAGAGAGGAAGCTAAGAAAGTAGGGGGAAAAGAACAACTAGCAATTGAGTCATTTGCCGACGCGTTAGAGGAGATAGCTACGACTTTAGCAGGTACAGCTGGGATGGACGAGATTGAAACAATGGTCCAACTGAGGAACTTACATGCTAAGGGGCACAAATTTGCCGGCGTTGACGTGGAAAAGGGTAGAATTGAAGAAGACATGACCAAAATAAATGTCATTGACCCCTTAGTAGTGAAGGAGAGCGTCTTAAAGAGTTCAGTAGAAGCAGTCACGGCATTACTTAAGATCGACGACTACATAGCTGCAGCACCTATGAAGCAAAGCCCACAGCAGCAACAGCCCTACGGATAA
- a CDS encoding class I SAM-dependent methyltransferase, with protein sequence MKIAKLLPTSARSLKEINELIIEEIEKNSTLKIRRENVSLSYGKISLISQNTYDLIFCPNLLDGEFSLLSLLSPLIIRDSSFFNSSNTKEPIGFQLRGRSLLIGSPLLQDLITVSGAETIIRTDEEVRAIYPLPFRDEAFDNVVISEVMDYDLVREAFRVTKTGGKGYTIVPFHIDPVDALKTLSIKYRIINAKAIKHFWIIEGVKSQSKRV encoded by the coding sequence ATGAAAATAGCAAAGCTATTACCTACGTCGGCGAGGAGTTTAAAGGAAATAAATGAACTAATAATAGAAGAGATAGAGAAAAATAGTACATTAAAAATTAGAAGAGAAAACGTGTCGCTTTCATACGGAAAAATCTCCTTAATTTCCCAGAATACATACGATTTAATTTTTTGCCCTAATTTGCTTGATGGCGAGTTTTCGCTACTATCCCTCTTATCGCCTTTAATAATCAGGGACAGTTCTTTTTTTAACTCGTCTAATACAAAGGAACCAATAGGATTTCAGCTGAGAGGAAGAAGTTTGTTAATAGGCTCCCCGTTACTCCAAGACCTAATCACTGTAAGCGGGGCAGAAACTATTATTAGGACAGATGAAGAGGTCAGGGCAATATACCCGTTACCTTTTAGGGATGAAGCTTTTGATAACGTGGTTATCTCCGAAGTAATGGATTATGACCTAGTTAGAGAGGCTTTTAGAGTAACTAAAACGGGAGGAAAAGGATATACAATAGTCCCATTTCATATAGACCCGGTTGACGCACTTAAAACACTCTCTATAAAATATAGAATAATTAATGCTAAAGCAATTAAACATTTTTGGATAATAGAGGGAGTCAAAAGCCAATCAAAGAGGGTTTAA